Proteins found in one Siniperca chuatsi isolate FFG_IHB_CAS linkage group LG22, ASM2008510v1, whole genome shotgun sequence genomic segment:
- the LOC122870203 gene encoding cysteinyl leukotriene receptor 2-like, whose protein sequence is MNEHLLTNPGGGGNNTSVTMELVKCFHDDDAFKYRAYTFTYLLLFPVAFLCNIGALAVFFMQSTRRSSASCVVMMNLALSDGSFSLTLPLRLAYYFRGGVWEFPDWLCRLCVYGFYVNLYTSILFLTLLSVLRWLAVARPLGHRAQATPTRALLVCVGVWLFVGVSSAPFLSNGVTNRAGFPRCFEPSNPSSWGRVLILNYVALALGFLLPFLTIISCYSSLVRRLTARSGLHGSGRRRNRHRSVHLVAMVTATFLLCFLPYHVIRSLHLHAVCGGWNCDVTVALQRAVVVTLCLAASNSVVNPLLYYYSTRTFRDNMRDAHSSLLSSRGGSFKSGLALIRRRNTN, encoded by the exons ATGAACG aACACTTGCTGACCAATCCTGGCGGAGGTGGCAACAACACCTCGGTGACCATGGAGCTTGTGAAATGTTTCCATGATGACGACGCGTTCAAGTACCGCGCCTACACCTTCACCTACCTGCTGCTCTTTCCTGTGGCGTTTCTCTGCAACATCGGAGCGCTGGCCGTCTTTTTCATGCAGAGCACCCGCAG GAGCTCCGCCTCCTGCGTGGTCATGATGAACCTCGCCCTATCAGACGGCAGCTTCTCCCTCACCCTCCCGCTGCGATTGGCCTACTACTTCAGGGGCGGGGTGTGGGAGTTCCCTGATTGGCTGTGCCGACTGTGCGTCTACGGCTTCTACGTCAACCTGTAcacaag catcctcttcctcactctACTGAGCGTGCTCCGTTGGCTCGCCGTGGCCCGGCCCCTAGGTCACCGTGCGCAGGCCACGCCCACTCGGGCCTTACTGGTGTGTGTGGGAGTCTGGCTGTTTGTGGGCGTGTCCTCCGCCCCCTTCCTGTCCAATGGGGTGACAAACAG ggCGGGGTTCCCTCGTTGCTTCGAGCCGTCTAACCCCTCCTCTTGGGGGCGTGTCCTGATCTTAAACTACGTGGCGTTGGCTCTCGGcttcctcctccctttcctcACAATCATCAGTTGCTACAGCAGTCTCGTGCGACGCCTGACGGCCCGCTCTGGCCTCCACGGCAGCGGTCGCCGTCGCAACAGACATCGCTCGGTGCACCTGGTCGCCATGGTGACAGCGACCTTCCTGCTCTGCTTCCTGCCCTATCACGTGATTCGATCTCTGCACCTGCACGCCGTGTGCGGCGGCTGGAACTGTGACGTCACGGTGGCGCTACAGCGGGCGGTGGTGGTGACGCTGTGTCTGGCGGCGTCCAACAGTGTGGTGAACCCGCTGCTGTATTACTACTCCACCAGGACGTTCAGGGACAACATGAGGGACGCTCATTCCTCTCTGCTGTCCAGCAGGGGGGGGTCCTTCAAGTCTGGACTGGCTCTGATCAGGAGAAGGAACACCAACTGA